A part of Lacinutrix sp. 5H-3-7-4 genomic DNA contains:
- a CDS encoding protein-L-isoaspartate(D-aspartate) O-methyltransferase, translating to MRDTFKHQGLRQQLVNVLKNKGITDASVLAAIGKIPRHLFMDSSFLEHAYQDKAFPIAADQTISQPYTVAFQTELMQVNRGDKILEIGTGSGYQTAVLCEIGAKVYSIERQQELFKKTSKFLPKLGYRAKKLIFGDGYKGLVEQAPFKSIIVTAGAPFVPKPLLAQLEIGGRLVIPVGDKVQTMTLFVRKGPMDFDKTEFGEFRFVPLLEDKN from the coding sequence TTGAGAGATACTTTTAAACATCAAGGCTTAAGACAACAACTTGTTAATGTGTTAAAAAACAAAGGTATTACAGATGCTTCTGTATTAGCTGCTATTGGTAAAATACCACGCCATTTATTTATGGATTCTAGTTTTTTAGAACATGCTTATCAAGATAAAGCGTTTCCTATTGCTGCAGACCAAACTATTTCTCAACCTTACACAGTAGCTTTTCAAACCGAATTAATGCAAGTAAATCGCGGTGATAAAATTTTAGAAATTGGTACTGGTAGTGGTTATCAAACTGCAGTATTATGCGAAATAGGTGCAAAAGTTTATAGTATTGAAAGGCAACAAGAGCTTTTTAAAAAAACCAGCAAATTTTTACCAAAATTGGGATATAGAGCTAAAAAACTAATTTTTGGTGACGGTTATAAAGGTTTGGTAGAGCAAGCACCTTTTAAAAGTATTATTGTAACAGCTGGTGCACCTTTTGTGCCAAAACCATTATTGGCACAATTAGAAATTGGTGGGCGACTTGTAATACCTGTTGGTGATAAAGTACAGACGATGACACTTTTTGTTAGAAAAGGTCCAATGGATTTTGATAAAACCGAGTTTGGTGAGTTTAGGTTTGTACCACTTTTAGAAGATAAAAACTAA
- the clpB gene encoding ATP-dependent chaperone ClpB: MNFNNYTIKSQEAIQQAQQLVQSLGHQQIENEHIFKAIFEVDENVLPFILKKMNINVPMLKQILDKQLESFPKVSGGELALSRETSKTLNEASIIAKSMNDEFVSIEHLILAIFKSKSKIAQVLKDQGVTEKTIKATINELRQGDRVTSQSQEDTYNSLNKFAKNLNQLAKDGKLDPVIGRDEEIRRILQILSRRTKNNPILVGEPGTGKTAIAEGLAHRIVDGDVPENLVDKQIYALDMGALIAGAKFKGEFEERLKAVIKEVTNSEGDIVLFIDEIHTLVGAGGGQGAMDAANILKPALARGELRSIGATTLDEYQKYFEKDKALERRFQKVMVDEPDTESAISILRGIKEKYETHHKVRIKDEAIIGAVELSTRYITNRFLPDKAIDLMDEAASKLRMEINSKPEELDVLDRKIMQLEIEIEAIKREKDEVKLKSLRSDLANLKEERNEINAKWKSEKEVVDTIQNTKQDIENFKIEAEKAEREGNYGKVAELRYGKIKEAQEALEKLQTELKSQAETSLIKEEVTYDDIAEVVAKWTGIPVTKMLQSEREKLLKLEDQLHKRVVGQEEAIVAVSDAVRRSRAGLQNPQKPIGTFLFLGTTGVGKTELAKALAEYLFDDESAMTRIDMSEYQERHAVSRLVGAPPGYVGYDEGGQLTEAVRRKPYSVVLLDEIEKAHPDTFNILLQVLDEGHLTDNKGRTADFKNTIIIMTSNMGSQIIQERFEATKDIETAMETAKVDVLGLLKQTVRPEFLNRIDDTILFTPLTKENITEIVSLQLKSVNKMIAQQGITFDATPEAIDYLANKGYEPEFGARPVKRVIQKEVLNALSKEILSGKVTTDSVILLDAFDKELVFRNQSDLVTQDL, from the coding sequence ATGAATTTTAATAATTATACAATAAAATCCCAGGAAGCTATCCAGCAAGCACAACAGCTTGTTCAAAGCTTAGGACACCAACAAATAGAAAACGAACATATATTTAAAGCTATTTTTGAAGTAGATGAAAACGTATTACCATTTATTTTAAAAAAGATGAATATTAACGTTCCCATGCTAAAACAAATTCTAGACAAGCAATTAGAAAGTTTCCCTAAAGTTAGCGGTGGCGAATTAGCGCTTTCAAGAGAGACTTCAAAAACACTTAATGAAGCTTCTATAATTGCGAAAAGCATGAATGATGAGTTTGTATCTATAGAACATTTAATATTAGCTATTTTTAAATCTAAAAGTAAAATTGCTCAAGTCTTAAAAGATCAAGGCGTTACCGAAAAAACTATAAAAGCAACAATAAATGAACTTAGACAAGGCGACCGTGTAACATCACAAAGTCAGGAAGATACTTACAACTCACTAAATAAGTTTGCTAAAAACTTAAACCAATTAGCTAAAGACGGAAAATTAGATCCTGTTATTGGGCGTGATGAAGAAATTAGAAGAATACTTCAAATTTTATCTAGACGAACAAAAAACAATCCAATACTTGTTGGTGAACCAGGCACTGGTAAAACAGCAATTGCCGAAGGTTTAGCACATAGAATTGTTGATGGAGATGTACCAGAAAACTTAGTAGATAAGCAAATATACGCACTAGACATGGGCGCTCTTATTGCTGGTGCAAAATTTAAAGGTGAGTTTGAAGAACGCCTTAAAGCTGTAATAAAAGAGGTTACTAACAGCGAAGGCGATATTGTTTTATTTATAGACGAAATTCACACGCTTGTTGGTGCTGGTGGCGGACAAGGCGCAATGGATGCTGCTAATATTTTAAAACCTGCTTTAGCACGAGGAGAACTTAGGTCTATTGGTGCAACTACTTTAGATGAATATCAAAAATATTTTGAAAAAGATAAAGCATTAGAGCGTCGTTTTCAAAAAGTAATGGTTGACGAGCCAGATACAGAAAGTGCTATTTCAATTTTACGAGGCATTAAGGAAAAATACGAAACACACCATAAAGTTCGTATTAAAGACGAAGCTATAATTGGAGCTGTAGAATTATCTACAAGATACATCACCAATCGTTTTTTACCAGATAAAGCTATTGACTTAATGGATGAAGCTGCATCAAAATTACGTATGGAAATAAACTCTAAACCAGAAGAGTTAGATGTCTTAGATCGTAAAATAATGCAATTAGAGATTGAAATTGAAGCAATAAAACGTGAAAAAGACGAAGTAAAATTAAAATCTTTACGTAGTGATTTAGCTAATTTAAAAGAAGAACGCAATGAAATTAACGCCAAATGGAAAAGCGAAAAAGAAGTTGTAGACACAATCCAGAACACAAAACAGGATATTGAAAACTTTAAAATTGAAGCAGAAAAGGCTGAGCGAGAAGGTAATTATGGTAAAGTAGCAGAGCTTCGTTATGGTAAAATAAAAGAAGCACAAGAAGCACTTGAAAAATTACAAACCGAATTAAAATCACAAGCAGAAACATCTTTAATTAAAGAAGAAGTTACTTACGATGATATTGCAGAAGTTGTAGCAAAATGGACAGGTATTCCGGTTACCAAAATGTTACAGAGTGAACGCGAAAAACTTTTAAAATTAGAAGATCAATTACATAAACGCGTTGTTGGCCAAGAAGAAGCTATAGTTGCCGTAAGTGATGCAGTACGCCGCTCTAGAGCAGGTTTACAAAACCCGCAAAAACCAATAGGAACCTTTTTATTTTTAGGAACTACTGGTGTTGGTAAAACAGAACTTGCAAAAGCATTAGCAGAGTATTTGTTTGATGATGAAAGCGCAATGACAAGAATAGACATGAGTGAATATCAAGAACGCCACGCTGTAAGTCGTTTAGTTGGTGCACCTCCAGGATATGTAGGTTACGATGAAGGTGGACAATTAACAGAAGCGGTTAGAAGAAAACCTTACTCGGTAGTACTTTTAGATGAGATTGAAAAAGCACACCCAGATACTTTTAATATCTTATTACAGGTTTTAGATGAAGGTCACTTAACAGATAATAAAGGTCGTACTGCAGATTTTAAAAACACCATAATTATAATGACCTCTAATATGGGAAGTCAAATAATTCAAGAGCGTTTTGAGGCTACTAAAGATATTGAAACTGCTATGGAAACAGCAAAAGTAGATGTCTTAGGTTTATTAAAACAAACAGTAAGACCAGAGTTTTTAAACCGTATAGATGATACTATTTTATTTACACCTTTAACAAAAGAAAATATTACAGAAATTGTAAGCTTACAATTAAAAAGTGTAAATAAAATGATTGCGCAACAAGGCATTACTTTTGACGCTACTCCAGAAGCTATAGATTATTTAGCAAATAAAGGTTATGAGCCAGAATTTGGAGCTAGACCTGTAAAACGAGTAATTCAAAAAGAAGTATTAAATGCTTTAAGTAAAGAAATTTTATCTGGTAAAGTCACTACAGATAGTGTAATTTTATTAGATGCTTTCGATAAAGAATTAGTATTTAGAAATCAAAGTGATTTGGTTACTCAAGACTTATAA
- a CDS encoding histidine phosphatase family protein, producing MKHLIIIALVFTTFSCAKAQNKKNTKSTKQETTTFYFVRHAEKDTKPKNNPKLLPSGKARANTLANFFKNIKLDAIYSTDFTRTLNTVLPTAKSQKLNTKIYDPVAMNYNTFKSNNIGKNVFIVGHSNTIPNFVNAIIGEKIYPEIDETNYNNLYIVTITNTGIKHELRTKY from the coding sequence ATGAAACATTTAATTATAATAGCATTAGTATTTACAACATTTTCTTGCGCAAAAGCACAAAATAAAAAAAACACTAAAAGCACTAAACAAGAAACTACCACCTTCTATTTTGTTAGGCATGCCGAAAAAGATACCAAACCTAAAAACAATCCTAAATTATTACCAAGCGGAAAAGCCCGTGCAAATACACTTGCTAATTTTTTTAAAAACATAAAACTTGATGCTATATATTCTACAGATTTTACCAGAACTTTAAACACAGTTTTACCAACAGCAAAATCTCAAAAATTAAATACAAAAATCTACGATCCAGTAGCTATGAACTACAATACATTTAAGAGTAATAATATTGGTAAAAATGTATTTATCGTTGGACATAGCAATACAATACCTAATTTTGTAAATGCTATAATTGGAGAAAAAATATATCCAGAAATAGATGAAACCAATTACAATAATTTATATATAGTTACAATAACAAACACAGGAATAAAACACGAGCTAAGAACTAAATATTAA
- a CDS encoding DUF1648 domain-containing protein gives MLEIITFLCVAFCFVYPAIYYSVLPEQVPMHFNYKGEVDNYGSKNSVFVLGIIGAITAFGLYKLNQYPHIFNYPVKITPENIEKQYKDAVKMLSYVNLLIAILFAIISYQVVNIALENGNQFGVWSEYLIYAIIAVLTFAPIVLVIINVFKKP, from the coding sequence ATGTTAGAGATAATAACATTTTTATGCGTTGCTTTCTGTTTTGTTTATCCAGCAATATATTATTCGGTTTTACCAGAACAAGTACCAATGCATTTTAATTACAAAGGAGAAGTAGATAATTACGGTAGTAAAAACTCTGTATTTGTTTTAGGTATAATAGGAGCAATAACAGCTTTTGGTTTGTATAAGCTTAATCAATATCCTCATATTTTTAATTATCCAGTAAAAATAACTCCAGAAAATATAGAAAAACAGTACAAAGATGCTGTAAAAATGCTTAGCTATGTAAATTTATTAATTGCTATACTATTTGCTATTATTAGTTACCAAGTAGTAAATATTGCTTTAGAAAATGGAAACCAATTTGGAGTATGGAGCGAATATTTAATATATGCTATAATTGCAGTTTTAACTTTTGCACCAATAGTTTTAGTAATAATTAATGTATTTAAAAAACCTTAG
- the mqo gene encoding malate dehydrogenase (quinone) — translation MSTKNIDVNTDYDLICVGAGIMSATLALLVKLVKPELNILILERLDGVAQESTAAWNNAGTGHSALCELNYTPQKGDSVDCSKAYNICTQFELSKQFWSYLVNNKLINNPKDFINPVPHHSWVTGEENVAFLEKRFNALKNHFMFEGMEFTTALSKMKTWFPLITASRSENEIMAATRIERGAEMNFGALTKKLFYILEKEFNTPVHCNEEVLDIDPDKDIEWSVVVKNTKTKRKQYLDAKHVFIGAGGGSLLLLQKVEIKEKDGYGGFPVSGEWLVCKNEAIIKQHLGKVYSKAGPNDPPMSTPHLDTRFINGKRELLFGPFAGFSPKFLKEGSNLDLFKSIKLDNIKPMLGAFWDNLPLTKYLIEQVSMSHEDRMNDLRTFVKDAKSEDWELLVAGQRVQIIKKDEYEGGKLQFGTEVVKSKDGSITCLLGASPGASTATYVMLEVFETAFPEIVNSKVGKQKLDEIVPIWKAEVTAELFKKTVEHSQKALEL, via the coding sequence ATGAGTACTAAAAATATAGATGTCAATACAGATTACGATTTAATTTGTGTAGGAGCAGGAATTATGAGTGCCACTTTAGCGCTTTTGGTAAAACTGGTAAAGCCAGAACTAAATATTTTAATTCTTGAAAGATTAGATGGTGTTGCACAAGAAAGTACTGCTGCCTGGAATAATGCAGGAACAGGACATTCTGCCTTATGTGAATTAAACTATACACCGCAAAAAGGCGATAGTGTAGATTGTTCTAAGGCTTATAATATTTGTACTCAATTTGAATTATCTAAACAGTTTTGGAGTTATTTAGTTAATAATAAATTAATTAATAATCCTAAAGATTTTATTAATCCAGTACCACATCATAGTTGGGTTACAGGAGAAGAAAATGTAGCATTTTTAGAAAAAAGATTTAATGCTTTAAAAAATCATTTTATGTTTGAAGGCATGGAGTTTACCACAGCTTTAAGTAAAATGAAAACTTGGTTTCCTTTAATAACAGCAAGTAGGAGTGAAAATGAAATTATGGCTGCAACACGTATTGAGCGCGGTGCAGAAATGAATTTTGGTGCTTTAACTAAAAAACTATTTTATATACTTGAAAAAGAGTTTAATACTCCGGTACATTGTAACGAAGAGGTTTTAGATATAGACCCAGATAAAGACATAGAGTGGTCTGTAGTTGTAAAAAACACTAAAACAAAAAGAAAGCAATATTTAGATGCAAAGCATGTATTTATTGGTGCTGGTGGCGGCAGTTTATTATTATTACAAAAAGTAGAAATTAAAGAAAAAGATGGTTATGGAGGTTTTCCTGTAAGTGGCGAATGGCTGGTTTGTAAAAACGAAGCTATTATCAAGCAACACTTGGGTAAGGTGTATAGTAAAGCAGGACCTAATGATCCACCAATGTCTACACCGCATTTAGACACGCGTTTTATTAATGGAAAACGAGAATTATTATTTGGACCATTTGCTGGCTTTAGCCCAAAATTTTTAAAAGAAGGTTCTAATTTAGATTTGTTTAAATCTATTAAGCTAGATAATATAAAACCTATGCTTGGTGCATTTTGGGATAATTTACCATTAACTAAATATTTAATTGAGCAAGTTTCAATGTCTCATGAAGATAGAATGAATGATTTAAGAACTTTTGTTAAAGATGCAAAAAGTGAAGATTGGGAACTTTTGGTCGCAGGACAACGTGTTCAAATTATAAAAAAAGATGAATATGAAGGTGGTAAATTACAATTTGGTACCGAAGTGGTAAAAAGTAAAGATGGTAGTATAACCTGCTTGTTAGGTGCTTCACCAGGAGCTTCTACAGCAACTTATGTAATGTTAGAAGTTTTTGAAACTGCATTTCCAGAAATTGTAAACTCTAAAGTAGGTAAGCAAAAGTTAGATGAAATTGTTCCAATTTGGAAAGCAGAAGTGACTGCAGAATTATTTAAGAAAACAGTTGAACATTCACAAAAAGCTTTAGAATTGTAG
- a CDS encoding Gfo/Idh/MocA family protein translates to MLNAGVLGAGHLGKIHLRLLNESTKYNLVGFYDANEENGKKVEAEFGYKFFNTIDALIDAVDMVDIVTPTLSHYDCARQAIAKGKHIFIEKPITNTVEEAETLRTLVAEYGVKGQVGHVERFNPAFIAIKDQLENPMFIETHRLAEFNPRGTDVPVVLDLMIHDIDVILSVVNSKVKHVSASGVSVISDTPDIANARIEFVNGCVANLTASRISLKNMRKTRFFQKDAYISVDFLEKKCEVVKMKDAPTQPGDFDMILQNAEGVKKQIYFDNPQISTNNAILDELETFADAINNNTKPIVTLHDGTEALRVATMIIDQF, encoded by the coding sequence ATGCTAAACGCTGGAGTTTTAGGTGCTGGACACCTTGGGAAAATTCATTTAAGACTTCTTAATGAGTCTACTAAATACAACCTTGTTGGTTTCTATGATGCTAACGAAGAAAATGGCAAAAAGGTTGAAGCCGAATTTGGTTATAAATTTTTTAATACTATAGATGCATTAATAGATGCTGTAGATATGGTAGATATTGTAACACCTACTTTATCTCACTACGATTGCGCAAGGCAAGCTATTGCTAAAGGCAAACACATATTTATAGAGAAACCAATTACTAATACTGTTGAGGAAGCCGAAACACTAAGAACCTTAGTGGCAGAATATGGCGTAAAAGGTCAAGTTGGTCACGTAGAGCGTTTTAATCCAGCATTTATTGCAATAAAAGACCAACTAGAAAACCCTATGTTTATAGAAACTCATCGCTTGGCAGAATTTAACCCAAGAGGCACAGACGTTCCTGTAGTTTTAGATTTAATGATTCATGATATCGATGTCATTTTAAGTGTAGTAAACTCTAAAGTTAAACATGTATCTGCAAGTGGCGTTTCGGTAATAAGCGACACACCAGATATTGCAAATGCAAGAATTGAATTTGTAAACGGCTGCGTTGCTAATTTAACAGCCAGTAGAATTTCATTAAAAAACATGCGTAAAACACGTTTCTTTCAAAAAGATGCTTACATCTCTGTAGACTTTTTAGAAAAAAAATGCGAAGTTGTAAAAATGAAAGACGCACCAACACAACCTGGAGATTTTGATATGATTCTTCAAAATGCCGAAGGTGTAAAAAAGCAAATCTATTTTGACAACCCTCAAATATCAACCAATAATGCCATTTTAGACGAGTTAGAAACTTTTGCAGATGCTATTAACAACAACACAAAACCAATAGTAACATTACATGATGGTACCGAGGCTTTACGTGTTGCTACTATGATAATCGATCAATTTTAA
- a CDS encoding 3-hydroxybutyryl-CoA dehydrogenase, whose translation MKNVAVIGAGTMGNGIAHTFAQSGFKVQLIDISEESLKRGIATITKNLDRMVAKEKISEADKANTLANITTYTNVNEGVEYAGLVVEAATENLDLKLKIFKQLDEACPEDTILATNTSSISITQIAAVTSRPEMVIGMHFMNPVPIMKLVEIIRGYNTSDEVTNTIMELSKTLGKTPTEVNDYPGFVANRILMPMLNESIETLYNGVAGVEEIDTVMKLGMAHPMGPLQLADFIGLDVCLSILNVMYDGFKNPKYAPCPLLVNMVQAGKLGVKSGEGFYDYSESRKAEKVSSQFIK comes from the coding sequence ATGAAAAACGTAGCAGTAATTGGAGCAGGAACTATGGGAAATGGTATTGCTCATACCTTTGCACAATCAGGCTTTAAAGTTCAATTAATAGATATAAGTGAAGAATCACTAAAAAGAGGTATTGCAACTATCACCAAAAACTTAGATAGAATGGTTGCTAAAGAAAAAATTTCTGAAGCAGACAAAGCAAATACTTTAGCAAACATAACAACATACACTAACGTAAATGAAGGTGTTGAATATGCAGGATTAGTGGTTGAAGCAGCTACAGAAAATTTAGATTTAAAACTTAAAATTTTTAAGCAATTAGACGAGGCTTGCCCAGAAGACACCATTTTAGCAACAAACACATCGTCTATTTCTATTACACAAATAGCTGCTGTAACATCAAGACCAGAAATGGTAATTGGTATGCATTTTATGAATCCTGTACCTATTATGAAACTGGTAGAAATTATTCGTGGTTACAATACTAGCGACGAAGTTACAAATACCATAATGGAGTTATCTAAAACTTTAGGTAAAACACCAACAGAAGTTAACGATTATCCTGGTTTTGTTGCCAACCGCATATTAATGCCAATGCTTAACGAGTCTATAGAAACATTATATAATGGCGTTGCTGGAGTTGAAGAAATTGATACGGTAATGAAATTAGGTATGGCACACCCAATGGGACCATTACAGTTAGCAGATTTTATTGGCTTAGATGTTTGTTTATCTATATTAAATGTAATGTATGACGGTTTTAAAAACCCTAAATACGCACCATGTCCTTTATTAGTAAATATGGTTCAAGCTGGAAAATTAGGCGTTAAATCTGGTGAAGGTTTTTACGATTATTCAGAAAGTAGAAAAGCAGAAAAAGTATCATCTCAGTTTATTAAGTAA
- the smpB gene encoding SsrA-binding protein SmpB: MQKTINILNKKAKFQYEILDKYTAGIVLTGTEIKSIRDSKASIAEAFCEFNEQNELFVINMTIQEYVYGNYYNHAPKAERKLLLNRRELKKLEKEVNTSGLTIIPLRLFINDKGYAKLVIALAKGKKLYDKRETIKDRDNKRNLDRIKKNF; this comes from the coding sequence ATGCAAAAAACGATAAACATACTTAATAAAAAAGCTAAATTTCAATACGAAATATTAGATAAATATACTGCTGGAATTGTTTTAACAGGAACAGAAATTAAATCTATTAGAGACAGTAAAGCCTCAATTGCTGAAGCTTTTTGTGAATTTAATGAACAAAACGAACTGTTTGTTATAAACATGACCATTCAAGAATATGTGTATGGAAACTACTATAACCATGCACCAAAAGCAGAACGTAAATTACTTTTAAACCGGAGAGAGTTAAAAAAACTTGAAAAAGAAGTTAATACTTCTGGTTTAACCATTATTCCTTTACGATTATTTATTAATGATAAAGGTTATGCTAAACTTGTAATAGCACTAGCAAAAGGTAAAAAATTGTACGATAAACGCGAAACAATTAAAGACCGAGATAATAAACGTAATTTAGATAGAATTAAAAAAAACTTTTAG
- a CDS encoding DUF5686 and carboxypeptidase regulatory-like domain-containing protein, whose protein sequence is MKKILLSLLLFFAFNFTFSQISGTVTSSKNEPLSAVNVYIDNTYIGTSSNDDGIYTLKYNTKGKHTVVFKYLGYKTLKKNVNITSFPFTINVTLEPEDISLAEVEINTEEDPAIEIIKKAIKNRKTTLEKLKTYRANFYSKGLLRIKNAPENFMGQDIGDLGGGLDSTRSGIIYLSETISELKYQRPKPLKETIIASKISGDDNGFSFNNAANVNFDFYENTVELADAKIVSPIADYAFNYYQYKLEGVFFDERGNLINKIKATAKRPNDKAFSGYVYIVEDDWHLYAVDLNITGLQVEIPPVDFFFIQQNYSYSEKDNIWVKLSLTFDLEFGMLGIKGDGRFVAGYSDWDFSPQFDKKTFSRELLSFKENSNKKDSTYWNQKRAVPLTNAEAKDYIKKDSLQILRESKPYLDSIDRKNNSFKPLNSLLSGYTYQNSYKKYNFDITSPLTGLSFNTVQGWNANMDLTFTKNFNEFRRYLFIKTTLNYGEADDRLRANALIRMRFNATKNQFLTISGGVEAKQFNNAQPISRLENAVSSLFFEDNYAKFYDLTFAKVAYSQEVFNGFRLFTDIAYERRKSLFNSTDYSIINESDDIYTSNNPLNETAFNSAPFNTHNIIKFNAVARINFGQYYLSYPDGKFNIPGNKYPTLDIGYEKGFSANNSNYNFDEYKVRLFQNVDLGTFGDFKYNLKGGFFNNANNIAFVDYKHFNGNQIHFTRNSNYTNSFKNLPYYTLSTNNNYGEFHFEHNFKGYIMNKLPLLRALKTNLIIGSNIASTKNNKPYSEFSVGLENLGFGKFRILRVDYVRSYQNGFLNDAVMFGIGL, encoded by the coding sequence ATGAAAAAAATTCTACTCTCTCTTTTATTATTTTTTGCTTTCAACTTTACATTTTCTCAAATTTCTGGCACTGTAACTTCTAGTAAAAATGAACCTCTATCTGCTGTTAACGTATATATAGACAATACATACATTGGTACTTCTAGTAATGATGATGGTATATACACTCTAAAATATAATACAAAAGGCAAGCACACAGTAGTATTTAAATATTTAGGTTATAAAACACTAAAAAAAAATGTAAATATTACTAGTTTCCCATTTACAATAAATGTTACGCTAGAACCAGAAGATATTTCTTTAGCAGAAGTTGAAATTAATACAGAAGAAGATCCTGCTATTGAAATAATAAAAAAAGCTATTAAAAACCGAAAAACAACACTTGAAAAATTAAAAACCTATCGCGCTAATTTTTACTCTAAAGGATTATTAAGAATTAAAAACGCTCCAGAAAATTTTATGGGTCAAGATATTGGTGATCTTGGCGGTGGTTTAGATTCTACTAGAAGTGGCATTATTTATTTATCTGAAACCATATCTGAATTAAAATACCAACGTCCAAAACCTTTAAAAGAAACTATAATTGCTTCAAAAATTAGTGGTGATGATAATGGTTTTAGCTTTAATAATGCAGCAAATGTAAACTTTGATTTTTATGAAAACACTGTAGAATTAGCCGATGCCAAAATAGTATCTCCAATTGCAGATTATGCCTTTAATTATTACCAATATAAACTTGAAGGTGTATTTTTTGATGAACGAGGTAATTTAATCAATAAAATTAAAGCCACTGCTAAAAGACCTAATGATAAAGCTTTTTCTGGCTATGTATATATTGTTGAAGACGATTGGCATTTATATGCTGTAGATTTAAACATAACAGGTTTACAAGTAGAAATTCCTCCAGTAGATTTCTTTTTTATCCAACAAAATTATTCCTATTCAGAGAAAGATAATATTTGGGTAAAACTATCACTTACATTCGATTTAGAGTTTGGCATGCTTGGTATAAAAGGAGATGGTAGATTTGTTGCTGGATATAGTGATTGGGATTTCTCTCCACAATTTGATAAAAAAACATTTTCAAGAGAATTACTTTCTTTTAAAGAAAATTCTAATAAAAAAGATTCTACCTATTGGAACCAAAAAAGAGCAGTACCATTAACTAATGCAGAAGCTAAAGATTATATTAAAAAAGACAGTTTACAAATATTACGTGAGTCTAAACCATATTTAGATTCTATAGACAGAAAAAACAACAGTTTTAAACCTCTAAACAGTTTGCTTAGTGGTTACACATACCAAAATTCTTATAAAAAATACAACTTTGATATTACATCTCCACTTACAGGACTTAGCTTTAATACAGTTCAAGGCTGGAATGCTAATATGGATTTAACGTTTACTAAAAACTTTAATGAATTTAGACGCTATCTTTTTATAAAAACCACTTTAAATTATGGCGAAGCAGATGACCGTTTAAGAGCCAATGCCTTAATAAGAATGAGGTTTAACGCTACTAAAAACCAATTTTTAACAATTTCTGGAGGTGTTGAAGCTAAACAGTTTAATAATGCTCAACCTATTTCAAGATTAGAAAATGCAGTTAGCTCTTTATTTTTTGAAGATAACTATGCTAAATTTTACGATCTTACTTTTGCTAAAGTCGCTTACTCCCAAGAAGTTTTTAATGGGTTTAGACTGTTTACAGATATTGCATACGAAAGACGAAAATCACTGTTTAATAGTACCGATTATTCTATTATAAACGAAAGTGATGATATTTACACTAGTAACAATCCTTTAAACGAAACTGCTTTTAATAGCGCACCATTTAACACCCATAATATTATAAAATTTAATGCTGTTGCAAGAATAAATTTTGGACAATATTATTTAAGCTATCCAGATGGAAAGTTTAATATTCCTGGTAACAAATATCCAACATTGGATATTGGATATGAAAAAGGCTTTAGCGCTAACAATTCTAACTATAATTTTGATGAGTATAAAGTTAGACTGTTTCAAAATGTAGACTTAGGAACTTTTGGAGATTTTAAATACAACTTAAAAGGAGGCTTTTTTAATAACGCAAATAATATAGCTTTTGTAGACTACAAACATTTTAATGGTAATCAAATTCATTTTACCAGAAACAGTAATTACACTAACAGTTTTAAAAACCTACCATATTATACTTTAAGTACTAATAATAATTATGGCGAATTTCATTTCGAGCATAATTTTAAAGGCTATATAATGAACAAATTACCATTATTACGAGCCTTAAAAACAAACTTAATTATTGGTAGCAATATTGCTTCAACTAAAAACAACAAACCATATAGCGAATTTTCTGTAGGATTAGAAAATTTAGGATTTGGCAAATTTAGAATACTTAGAGTAGATTACGTACGCTCATACCAAAATGGCTTTTTAAACGATGCAGTAATGTTTGGTATAGGCTTATAA